Below is a window of Halobaculum lipolyticum DNA.
CCGTCAAGGAGACGTTGAGCGTGCCGGGGAACGGCTCGTAGCCGAGGCGCTCGACGAACTGCTCGTGGTAGCCCGACAGCTGGATGTAGTGGCGCCCTTCGCCCATCCCGGAGGTGACCGTCCCCGCGAGCGTGAGTCCCGCCTCGCCCTCGAACAGGCGTCGGTAGTCGGCGTACTCGGCGCGCAGTCGCCGTTCGCCCGCGCCCGTGACGCTCACCCACTGGCCGTCGCCGACGACGTCGCGGTCGAGCAGGCCGGCGGCGTCGAGCCGCTGGAGGCGCCGGGAGGCGGTCTGGCTGGACGCGCCGAGCCGCTCGCCGAGCGTCGAACAGGAGACCTTGACCGGCTCGCGCAGCCCGCCGCGGAGGGCGACCGTCTTCAGCGCCGCCACCTCGTCGTGGCCGACGGTCGTCGTCTGAGAGCT
It encodes the following:
- a CDS encoding DUF120 domain-containing protein, producing MSSQTTTVGHDEVAALKTVALRGGLREPVKVSCSTLGERLGASSQTASRRLQRLDAAGLLDRDVVGDGQWVSVTGAGERRLRAEYADYRRLFEGEAGLTLAGTVTSGMGEGRHYIQLSGYHEQFVERLGYEPFPGTLNVSLTEAAVRARAGLDSVEGVPIDGWEDDERTFGPATCYAAAVVADGERFEPVHVIVPERTHHDEDQLELIAPAKLREELSLADGDEITVRVTDAERADDPAPVGTANGGSA